The Lacipirellula parvula genome window below encodes:
- a CDS encoding alpha/beta hydrolase, which produces MRSLLLIAILSALVSAPSVHAARPKPPVRDPQEDGFVAAVELPDGELPPKDAVGNFVLGPKHPVAPEMLDPPGGLRGRVVEFTMKSADSKIYPGVARDAGTSGKVDPADPAKLIVTTSRPAPYERRVAVYIPKDYVAGTKAPFIVGADGPDNGLFTALDNLIAERRVPPLVAISIGNGGGDAQGSQRGLEYDTVSGLYAEFVEKEVLPRVEKECGVMLTDDPNGRATTGCSSGASCAFTMAWFRPDLYRRVLSYSGTYVNQQWPSNPETPHGAWEYHERLIPSSPPKPLKIWLEVSDQDNFNPNRMRDGMHDWVLANERMAHVLAEKGYQYQFVFAKNAGHCDGAVKRQTLPYALEWLWSDYKPAEAKP; this is translated from the coding sequence ATGCGAAGCCTGCTCCTGATCGCCATCTTGTCTGCTCTCGTTTCCGCTCCATCAGTTCACGCCGCGCGACCGAAGCCCCCCGTGCGAGATCCGCAGGAGGATGGTTTCGTCGCAGCCGTCGAACTTCCGGACGGCGAGCTGCCGCCGAAAGACGCCGTCGGCAATTTTGTCCTCGGCCCGAAGCACCCGGTGGCGCCGGAGATGCTCGATCCGCCCGGCGGGCTGCGGGGTAGGGTGGTCGAGTTCACGATGAAGTCGGCTGACAGCAAGATCTATCCTGGCGTCGCGCGCGATGCCGGCACGTCAGGCAAGGTTGATCCGGCCGACCCGGCAAAGCTGATCGTCACAACCAGCCGGCCGGCGCCATACGAGCGTCGCGTCGCCGTCTACATTCCGAAGGACTATGTGGCGGGGACGAAGGCGCCGTTTATCGTCGGCGCCGACGGGCCCGACAACGGCCTGTTCACGGCGCTCGACAATCTCATCGCTGAGAGACGGGTGCCTCCGCTCGTGGCGATCTCCATCGGCAACGGCGGCGGCGACGCGCAAGGGAGCCAGCGCGGACTCGAATACGACACCGTGTCGGGCCTCTATGCCGAGTTTGTCGAAAAGGAAGTTTTGCCGCGCGTGGAGAAAGAATGCGGCGTCATGCTCACCGACGACCCCAACGGCCGCGCGACGACCGGCTGCAGTTCGGGCGCCTCGTGCGCGTTTACGATGGCGTGGTTCCGCCCCGACCTGTACCGCCGCGTTCTCAGCTACTCGGGCACTTACGTTAATCAGCAGTGGCCGTCGAACCCCGAGACGCCGCACGGGGCTTGGGAGTACCACGAACGCTTGATTCCCAGCAGCCCGCCGAAGCCGCTCAAGATCTGGCTCGAGGTAAGTGATCAGGATAACTTTAACCCGAATCGCATGCGCGACGGCATGCACGACTGGGTGCTGGCCAACGAGCGGATGGCCCATGTATTGGCCGAGAAGGGGTACCAGTACCAGTTCGTCTTCGCGAAGAACGCCGGCCACTGCGACGGCGCGGTGAAGCGACAGACATTGCCGTACGCACTCGAGTGGCTGTGGAGCGACTACAAGCCGGCCGAAGCGAAGCCGTAG
- a CDS encoding isoaspartyl peptidase/L-asparaginase family protein: MNRLAAFAICHFAVGLIAASPAVAAEPAKYAIAIHGGAGGWADLTPEARKGIEQALEKSLTVGRDILAKGGSSLDAVEQSVRVLEDSPYFNAGHGVTYTATGQHQLDASIMNGADHTAGAVAGVSTVKNPISLARRVMTDTKHVLLAGDGAEKFAREVGAEIVSPDYFWTDRTRAEYEKAKAKAEAEARDGEAKPKTSQLAAPDHYGTVGCVALDTHGNLAAATSTGGLAMKKYGRIGDSPIIGAGTYADNKTCAISGTGVGELFIRNAVCYDVAARMRYADVSLADAAIVQVRDRLPKDTAGLIAVDHAGDLVAEFNTAAMPRGMADSSGRFEVAIEPEKSGDASNAR; encoded by the coding sequence GTGAATCGTCTCGCCGCGTTCGCAATTTGTCATTTTGCCGTTGGACTGATCGCCGCATCGCCGGCCGTGGCGGCGGAGCCGGCAAAGTACGCCATCGCGATTCACGGCGGCGCGGGCGGTTGGGCCGATCTGACGCCTGAGGCTCGCAAAGGAATTGAGCAGGCGCTCGAGAAGTCGCTCACTGTCGGTCGCGATATCCTTGCCAAAGGTGGCAGCAGTCTCGACGCCGTCGAGCAGTCGGTGCGCGTGCTGGAAGATTCGCCCTATTTCAATGCTGGCCATGGCGTCACTTACACGGCGACGGGGCAGCATCAACTCGACGCCTCGATCATGAATGGCGCCGACCACACGGCCGGCGCCGTCGCCGGGGTGTCGACGGTGAAGAATCCGATCTCGCTGGCACGTCGCGTGATGACCGATACGAAGCATGTGCTGCTCGCCGGCGACGGTGCAGAGAAGTTTGCGCGCGAGGTTGGCGCCGAGATCGTTTCGCCCGATTATTTTTGGACTGATCGCACGCGGGCGGAATACGAAAAGGCGAAAGCAAAAGCCGAGGCTGAAGCGCGCGACGGCGAAGCGAAGCCCAAGACCTCGCAACTCGCGGCCCCCGATCACTACGGCACCGTCGGCTGCGTCGCGCTCGACACGCATGGAAATCTCGCCGCCGCCACGTCGACCGGCGGATTGGCGATGAAAAAGTATGGACGCATCGGCGATTCGCCGATCATCGGCGCCGGCACGTACGCTGATAACAAAACGTGCGCGATCTCCGGCACCGGCGTCGGCGAGCTGTTCATCCGCAACGCCGTGTGTTACGACGTCGCGGCGCGGATGCGTTACGCGGACGTTTCGCTGGCCGACGCGGCGATTGTGCAAGTCCGCGACCGCTTGCCGAAGGATACGGCCGGGCTAATCGCCGTCGATCACGCAGGCGATTTGGTTGCGGAGTTCAACACGGCAGCGATGCCGCGCGGGATGGCTGATTCGTCGGGGCGGTTTGAGGTGGCGATCGAGCCCGAGAAGAGCGGCGACGCATCAAACGCTCGTTGA
- a CDS encoding N,N-dimethylformamidase beta subunit family domain-containing protein, which translates to MRRLGYVLLVLVIGIDRHRASGADESAHAANPIVAENAQEGSLDWQLTRVRVDDRGFRSPWIEGYCSRQSVKAGESIDIMVSTNPPQRFEIEIFRMGYYGGRGARLMTKLGPFDGVTQPDPPKGEKNLHECRWPAATKLTIPTDWLSGVYLGRLTTLPEDKDKPYWQSYVIFIVTDDRPADILFQCSDNTWQAYNRWPNDFSVYTHPQGGQGPWADVSFDRPYAREAQHNEIVNDPLTVGAGEFLPFEFPLAYWLEEQGYDVAYCSNSDMLTPDRGLKCRAFISVGHDEYWDIRQFRSVEVLRDAGVDLLFLSGNAVCWVTPYRASVDGRENRIMFRGGPYGADNDYAEQRQREHGPFPERGPDEGLLIGARNIEPVNGGGDWIVTQPEHWMFNGTGLQAGDLIPGLIGWEYHGAPADIPGLEVVAAGTAWVGGDEPQQWTATIYPGPKQNFVFNAATIFWSQGLSTPPGHTLPWSHWSRPHGPDRRVQRITKNLLDRALAPPTTE; encoded by the coding sequence ATGCGGCGCCTCGGCTACGTTTTACTAGTGCTCGTCATCGGAATCGATCGGCATCGTGCGAGCGGCGCCGACGAATCTGCGCACGCAGCGAATCCAATCGTTGCCGAGAACGCGCAGGAGGGATCGCTCGACTGGCAGCTCACTCGCGTCCGCGTCGACGATCGCGGTTTTCGTTCGCCATGGATTGAGGGCTACTGCTCGCGGCAAAGCGTGAAAGCGGGCGAGTCCATCGACATCATGGTCTCTACGAACCCGCCGCAGCGATTCGAAATCGAAATCTTCCGCATGGGCTACTACGGCGGCCGCGGCGCGCGACTCATGACGAAGCTTGGCCCCTTCGACGGCGTAACGCAGCCTGATCCGCCCAAAGGTGAAAAGAACCTCCACGAATGCCGCTGGCCCGCAGCCACAAAGCTGACAATCCCCACTGATTGGCTCAGCGGCGTCTATCTAGGCCGACTGACGACGCTGCCCGAAGATAAGGACAAACCTTACTGGCAGAGCTACGTCATCTTCATCGTCACCGACGATCGCCCGGCCGACATTTTGTTTCAATGCTCCGACAACACTTGGCAAGCCTACAACCGCTGGCCAAATGATTTCTCGGTCTACACGCATCCGCAGGGAGGGCAGGGCCCTTGGGCCGACGTTAGCTTCGATCGTCCCTACGCCCGCGAAGCTCAGCACAACGAGATCGTCAACGACCCGCTCACCGTCGGTGCCGGCGAGTTTCTGCCCTTCGAGTTTCCACTCGCCTATTGGTTGGAAGAGCAGGGGTACGACGTCGCCTATTGTTCGAACAGCGACATGCTCACGCCCGATCGCGGCCTCAAGTGCCGAGCGTTCATCAGCGTCGGCCATGACGAGTATTGGGACATCCGCCAGTTCCGCAGCGTCGAGGTGCTGCGCGACGCCGGCGTCGACTTGCTCTTCCTCTCGGGCAACGCCGTCTGTTGGGTGACGCCGTATCGAGCGAGCGTCGACGGCCGCGAGAATCGCATCATGTTCCGCGGCGGGCCGTACGGCGCCGACAACGACTATGCCGAGCAGCGCCAGCGCGAGCATGGTCCGTTCCCCGAACGCGGTCCCGACGAAGGGCTCCTCATCGGGGCCCGCAACATCGAACCGGTCAACGGTGGCGGCGATTGGATCGTCACCCAGCCCGAACATTGGATGTTCAACGGCACGGGCCTCCAGGCGGGCGACCTAATCCCCGGCCTCATCGGCTGGGAGTACCACGGCGCCCCGGCCGACATCCCGGGATTAGAAGTTGTCGCCGCGGGCACGGCTTGGGTCGGCGGCGACGAACCGCAACAGTGGACCGCGACGATCTATCCGGGCCCGAAGCAAAATTTCGTCTTCAACGCCGCCACGATCTTCTGGTCGCAAGGCCTCAGCACGCCGCCCGGGCACACGCTCCCGTGGTCGCACTGGTCGCGCCCTCACGGCCCTGACCGGCGAGTCCAGCGGATCACCAAAAACCTGCTCGACCGAGCTCTCGCTCCGCCGACAACAGAATAA